From a single Chloroflexia bacterium SDU3-3 genomic region:
- a CDS encoding MBL fold metallo-hydrolase: MNPEPTLPASIGLIDDLHLGREHVIGTYLLRGEQPALVDPGPACCLPALEAGLAAQGLSFYDVRSLLLTHIHLDHAGATGTIVQRYPHIQVYVHERGATHMLHPEKLLASATRLYGEQMDYLWGEFLAVPEANLRALAGGETLRLGGREVRVHYAPGHASHHVFYHDQESGAVFVGDTGGVRLPGFRYARPATPPPDINLELWDASLGLLASLGPQVLCPTHFGPAFDVAEHIASYREHLWSWAELVRSGMAAGLSAEEQIARLQAQADAELGGSAEDAATYNQATPLDQSWQGLVRYWTKRQQAG, encoded by the coding sequence ATGAACCCTGAACCGACGCTCCCTGCGAGCATTGGCCTGATTGATGACCTGCACCTTGGGCGCGAGCATGTGATCGGCACCTACCTGCTGCGCGGCGAGCAGCCCGCCCTGGTCGACCCCGGCCCGGCGTGCTGCCTGCCCGCGCTGGAGGCGGGGCTGGCCGCGCAGGGGCTGAGCTTTTACGATGTGCGCTCGCTGCTGCTGACGCATATTCACCTCGACCACGCCGGTGCCACGGGCACGATCGTGCAGCGCTACCCGCACATCCAGGTGTATGTGCACGAGCGCGGGGCGACGCATATGCTGCACCCCGAGAAGCTGCTGGCCAGCGCCACCCGGCTGTATGGCGAGCAGATGGACTACCTGTGGGGCGAGTTTCTGGCGGTGCCCGAGGCCAATCTGCGCGCCCTGGCCGGCGGCGAGACGCTGCGGCTGGGCGGGCGCGAGGTGCGTGTGCATTACGCGCCGGGCCACGCCTCGCACCACGTGTTCTACCACGATCAGGAGAGCGGCGCGGTGTTTGTGGGCGACACCGGCGGCGTGCGCCTGCCCGGCTTCCGCTACGCGCGCCCCGCCACGCCGCCGCCCGACATCAACCTAGAGCTATGGGATGCCTCCCTAGGGCTGCTGGCGAGCCTGGGGCCGCAGGTGCTGTGCCCGACCCACTTTGGCCCGGCCTTCGACGTAGCCGAGCATATCGCCAGCTACCGCGAGCACCTGTGGAGCTGGGCCGAGCTGGTGCGCTCTGGCATGGCGGCTGGCCTGAGCGCCGAGGAGCAGATCGCCCGCCTGCAGGCCCAGGCCGACGCCGAGCTGGGCGGCAGCGCCGAGGATGCCGCCACCTACAACCAGGCCACCCCGCTCGACCAGAGCTGGCAGGGCCTGGTGCGCTACTGGACCAAGCGCCAGCAGGCTGGCTAG
- the argF gene encoding ornithine carbamoyltransferase, with translation MPHSLFGRDLLTLDAYTPSQIADIISAAATLKAQLRRGEPHHLLAGKSLAMIFLKHSTRTRSSFEVGMYQLGGQAIFLSANEVQISRGETLADTARVLSRYTHAIMARVFAHSQIEELAEGASVPVINGLSDLSHPVQALADALTIKEKFGGTAGVRLAYFGDGNNMTNALLDIAPRIGMHISVATPPGYEPDPQVLASARAAAEQAETEVRFTHDPYEAAADADVLYSDVWVSMGQTDTEERIAAMRPYAITQKLLDSAPSRAIFLHCLPMHRGEEVDASVADGPRSFVFDQAENRLHIHKAILALLCSPEAERLV, from the coding sequence ATGCCTCACTCACTCTTCGGGCGCGATCTGCTGACGCTCGACGCCTACACACCCAGCCAGATCGCCGACATCATCAGCGCCGCCGCCACCCTCAAGGCCCAGCTGCGCCGTGGCGAGCCACACCACCTGCTGGCTGGCAAGTCGCTTGCCATGATCTTCCTCAAGCACTCGACCCGCACCCGCTCCTCTTTCGAGGTAGGCATGTACCAGCTGGGCGGCCAGGCCATCTTCCTCAGCGCCAACGAGGTGCAGATCTCGCGCGGCGAGACGCTGGCCGACACCGCCCGCGTGCTCTCGCGCTACACCCACGCGATCATGGCCCGCGTCTTCGCCCACAGCCAGATCGAGGAGCTGGCCGAGGGCGCGAGCGTGCCTGTGATCAACGGCCTCTCCGACCTCAGCCACCCGGTGCAGGCCCTGGCCGACGCGCTCACCATCAAGGAGAAGTTTGGCGGCACCGCTGGCGTGCGGCTGGCCTACTTCGGCGATGGCAATAATATGACCAACGCCCTGCTGGACATCGCGCCGCGCATTGGCATGCACATCAGCGTGGCCACGCCCCCCGGCTACGAGCCCGACCCCCAGGTGCTGGCCAGCGCCCGCGCCGCCGCCGAGCAGGCCGAAACCGAGGTGCGGTTCACCCACGACCCCTACGAGGCCGCAGCCGACGCCGATGTGCTCTACAGCGATGTGTGGGTGAGCATGGGCCAGACCGACACCGAGGAGCGGATCGCGGCCATGCGGCCCTACGCCATCACCCAGAAGCTGCTCGACTCGGCCCCCAGCCGCGCGATCTTCCTGCACTGCCTGCCCATGCACCGTGGCGAGGAGGTCGACGCGTCGGTGGCCGATGGCCCGCGCTCGTTCGTATTCGACCAGGCCGAAAACCGGCTGCACATCCACAAGGCCATCCTGGCCCTGCTGTGCTCGCCCGAGGCCGAGCGGCTAGTCTAG